Proteins from a genomic interval of Cupriavidus pauculus:
- a CDS encoding MFS transporter — MIRTPATHDARALQPAAAPWWRGPAFLLLAAGLVMGLALGVRHVQGLFLLPVVAERGWTRETFGFAMAVQNLVWGIAQPFTGMVADRFGSWKVMLGGLALYAAGLWGMSMAPSSTAFVLTAGILVGIAQSGTTFGVVYGALSRMVPPAARSRTLGIAGAAGGIGQFLMVPAAQALLSVAGWQLALMVFSVAALVLLPLALPFQDRAAGTDAGGSHPPMGAAIAEAFRHSGFWLLNLGFLACGFQLAFIANHLPAYLRDKGMAPSSAMIALAIIALANIGGTYAFGWLGGRHVKKYLLAGIYLARTSAMALFVLLPLSPVTLYGFAAVMGFLWLGTVPLTSGIVSQVFGVRYITTLFGFVFFGHQLGSFLGVWLGGLVFELTRSYDLVWMGAMALGVVAAALHWPIDDREIVRVPWRQARP; from the coding sequence ATGATCCGCACCCCTGCCACGCATGATGCCCGCGCATTGCAGCCCGCCGCCGCGCCGTGGTGGCGCGGGCCAGCCTTCCTGCTGCTGGCGGCCGGGCTGGTGATGGGGCTGGCGCTGGGCGTGCGCCACGTGCAGGGCCTGTTCCTGCTGCCCGTGGTGGCGGAGCGCGGCTGGACGCGCGAGACCTTCGGCTTCGCCATGGCCGTGCAGAACCTGGTGTGGGGCATCGCCCAGCCGTTCACGGGCATGGTGGCGGACCGCTTCGGGTCGTGGAAGGTGATGCTGGGCGGGCTGGCGCTGTACGCGGCCGGGCTGTGGGGCATGTCGATGGCGCCGTCGTCCACCGCGTTCGTGCTGACGGCGGGCATCCTCGTCGGCATCGCGCAGTCGGGGACGACGTTCGGCGTGGTCTACGGCGCGCTGAGCCGCATGGTGCCGCCCGCGGCGCGCAGCCGGACGCTCGGCATTGCCGGGGCGGCGGGCGGCATCGGCCAGTTCCTGATGGTGCCGGCGGCGCAGGCGCTGCTGTCGGTGGCGGGCTGGCAGCTCGCGCTGATGGTGTTCTCGGTGGCGGCGCTGGTGCTGCTGCCGCTGGCGCTGCCGTTCCAGGACCGCGCGGCCGGCACGGATGCGGGCGGCAGCCACCCGCCAATGGGCGCGGCCATTGCCGAGGCGTTCCGGCATTCGGGCTTCTGGCTGCTGAACCTGGGCTTCCTGGCGTGCGGCTTCCAGCTCGCGTTCATCGCCAACCACCTGCCGGCCTACCTGCGCGACAAGGGCATGGCGCCGTCCAGCGCGATGATTGCGCTGGCCATCATCGCGCTGGCCAATATCGGCGGCACCTACGCGTTTGGCTGGCTGGGCGGCCGGCATGTGAAGAAGTACCTGCTGGCGGGCATCTACCTGGCGCGCACATCGGCCATGGCGCTGTTCGTGCTGCTGCCGCTGAGCCCGGTGACGCTGTACGGGTTTGCGGCGGTGATGGGGTTCCTTTGGCTGGGCACCGTGCCGCTGACCAGCGGGATCGTGTCGCAGGTGTTCGGCGTGCGCTACATCACCACGCTGTTCGGCTTCGTGTTCTTCGGCCACCAGCTGGGGTCGTTCCTGGGGGTGTGGCTGGGCGGGCTGGTATTCGAGCTGACGCGTTCCTATGATCTGGTGTGGATGGGGGCCATGGCGCTGGGCGTGGTGGCCGCGGCGCTGCACTGGCCCATCGACGACCGTGAGATCGTGCGCGTGCCGTGGCGGCAGGCGCGGCCCTGA
- a CDS encoding DUF2917 domain-containing protein, whose translation MTWDLLIEADCVPVTLRAGAEVACRAGRLWMTAEVRHAGRPARPSADVVLLAGQRCRVDADGIYFLSALRTAAGSTAQCQIIPGGQQRLVLRPT comes from the coding sequence ATGACCTGGGACTTGCTGATCGAAGCGGATTGCGTACCGGTGACACTGCGCGCGGGCGCCGAAGTGGCGTGCCGTGCCGGCCGGCTGTGGATGACCGCCGAAGTCCGCCACGCCGGGCGCCCGGCGCGGCCATCGGCCGACGTCGTCCTGCTGGCCGGCCAGCGCTGCCGCGTGGACGCGGACGGCATCTACTTCCTGAGCGCGCTGCGCACGGCGGCAGGCAGCACCGCGCAATGCCAGATCATCCCGGGCGGCCAGCAGCGGCTGGTGCTGCGCCCGACCTGA
- a CDS encoding LysR substrate-binding domain-containing protein: MSVPLVRLFPLDLLKGFVAVGRRMSITQAADDLCLTQSAVSRQIRALEDQLQVRLFVRQHRGVAFTPEGERLFRSADGAVQQLQDVAAELRKRDGRQPVTVTASIGVAGLWLLPRLGSLQRRHPQLDVRLSASNQISDLRADGIDLAIRYCPASAAPSHAIRLFDETIAPVANPSLGVGRLASAEALADLPLLEFDDPRPWLHWRNWLGAQGYRHASRRGMLRFNQYDQMIHAALAGQGVALGRLELIRALIDGGQLSVIASAGAAMPSPNAFWLIHATETPRDDVRHVADWIAEEAAAVRSGAAPAAAGRPG, from the coding sequence ATGTCCGTCCCCCTCGTCCGGCTGTTCCCGCTCGACCTGCTCAAGGGCTTCGTGGCCGTGGGCCGGCGCATGAGCATCACGCAGGCGGCCGATGACCTGTGCCTGACCCAGTCCGCCGTGAGCCGGCAGATCCGCGCGCTCGAAGACCAGTTGCAGGTGCGGCTGTTCGTGCGCCAGCATCGCGGCGTGGCCTTTACGCCCGAGGGCGAGCGGCTGTTCCGGAGTGCCGACGGCGCCGTGCAGCAGTTGCAGGACGTGGCCGCCGAACTGCGCAAGCGCGACGGCCGCCAGCCGGTCACGGTGACGGCCAGCATCGGCGTGGCGGGGTTGTGGCTGCTGCCCCGGCTGGGCAGCCTGCAGCGCCGCCATCCGCAGCTCGACGTGCGGCTGTCGGCCAGCAACCAGATCAGCGACCTGCGCGCCGACGGCATCGACCTTGCCATCCGCTACTGCCCGGCGTCGGCCGCCCCGTCGCACGCGATCCGGCTGTTCGACGAAACCATCGCGCCCGTGGCCAATCCGTCGCTTGGTGTGGGGCGGCTGGCGTCCGCCGAGGCACTGGCCGACCTGCCGCTGCTGGAATTCGACGATCCGCGCCCGTGGCTGCACTGGCGCAACTGGCTGGGCGCTCAGGGCTACCGCCACGCCAGCCGGCGCGGCATGCTGCGCTTCAACCAGTACGACCAGATGATCCATGCCGCGCTGGCCGGCCAGGGCGTGGCGCTGGGCCGGCTGGAACTGATCCGGGCGCTAATCGACGGCGGCCAGCTCAGCGTGATTGCGTCGGCCGGCGCGGCCATGCCCAGCCCCAACGCGTTCTGGCTGATCCACGCCACCGAGACGCCGCGCGACGACGTGCGCCACGTGGCCGACTGGATCGCCGAGGAGGCCGCGGCCGTCAGGTCGGGCGCAGCACCAGCCGCTGCTGGCCGCCCGGGATGA